From Candidatus Thermoplasmatota archaeon:
GAAGATGTCGAAGTCGCTTGGCAACTTCATCACGCTCACGGACGCGCTCTCGAAATGGCGCCCGGAGGCGCTGCGGCTCTTCTTCGTCGGAACGCACTACCGCTCGCGAATCGACTTCTCGGAAGCCTCGGTCGCGCAGGCGGGCGCCAATGTCGAGTACGTCTGGAACACGCTGGCATCCCTCGAGCACGCGGTGAGGGTCGCCGCGGCCGCCGAGGGCACGAGCCGCAACCCCGCCGGCGAGTCCATGCGGCAGGCGCTCGCGGACCGCCGCGCCGCGTTCGAGACCGCCATGGACGACGACCTCAACACGCCCGTCGCGCTTGCCGAGCTTCTCGCGCTGTGCAACGCCGCCAACCGCTACCTCAAGGAAGAGGCCAAGCCCAACGCGGCGCTCGTGCAGGAGACGACCGCCACGCTCCGGCAGCTCGCCGGAATCCTTGGCATCCTGCCGCAGGCCGGCGGCGCCGATGACCTTGCGCCGCGACTCGTGGAGCTCCTGCTTGAGCTTCGAAGCGAAGCGCGCAAGCGCAAGGACTTCGCCACAAGCGACCGCATCCGCGACGGGCTCAAGGCGGCCGGCGTCGTCGTGGAGGACACGCCGACCGGGGCGAAGTGGAGACGGGCGTGAGAGCGACGGTCGCGATTCCCGCCGTCGCCGCGGCGGCCCTGCTGTTTGGCCTCTCCGCGTACGGCTTGGCGCACGACCTTCCCCTCTTCTTCGACCCGTGCCATCGCTTTGGTCAACGAGACGGAATCCTGGTGCCCACGGAGGCGTGCCCGCGCGTGAGCGGATCGAGCGAAACGCGGGAGCAAGCCCTCGTCCGCATCGCCGCGGTCCAAGGCACGCTGCTTTCCGCTGCGTCGCTCGGGCTTGCGGGAGCGTTGCGCGACCGATGGGCTTGGGCGGCCGCCTCGGCGGGGGCAGCTGGCGTTCTGGGCGCGGTGCTCATGATCGGCGCCTCGGGCGTGCCCGTGCTGGCCGGGGCCGCGCTCATGGGGGCGGCGGCAGCGGCCCTGCGACGTCCACCGGCCTCGCCCCCGCGTGGGCTTCCCTAGGACGCACCAGCCATTCTTTTCAATTCCTCAAGCGCCTCGCCCGCCAGCGCCTCCGCGGCCCCAAGCTCCTTCGCCTCGGCGTAGACGCGGAACAGCGGTTCGGTGCCCGACGGGCGCACGAGGATCCAACCCTTCTCCAGCGTGACCTTCACGCCGTCGGTCGTGTCGACCTTGCCCCTTTGCGCAATTCGTGATTTCGTGAAATCACGAAGGAGGTCGGCCTTGCGCTCGTTGGGAACCTCGATCTTGCGCTTCACTGTGTGGTAGCGCGGCACCTCGGCCAGAAGCGACGAGAGCGGCTTTCCGGTGGTGGCCAGAAGCTCGAGCATGGCCGCCACGGCCATGGCGCTGTCGCGAACGTGCTGGTGCTCCGGGAAGATGAGGCCGCCGTTCTCCTCGCCGCCGAAGACCGCCTTCTCGCGCACCATCGCGCGCGCGACGACGGGGCTTCCCACGGCCGTGTACAGGACGCGGCCCCCGTGTTTCCGGACGAGGTCCTCGACGCACAGCGACGACGAGACCGGCGTGCAGACGACGCCGCCTCCGGCCCGCCGCACGGCCATGCCGGCAAAGAGCGCGAGCACGCGCTCGCCGGGGACAAAGGCCCCCGTCTCGTCGACGAACACGGCGCGGTCGGCGTCCCCGTCCTGCGCGACGCCGAGGTTCGCGCCCGTCTCGACGACCATGCGTTGGAGGTCCTTCAGGTTCTCCGGCGTGGGCTCGCTCGGGTGTCCCGGGAAGGTGCCGTCGAGCTGGCAGTTGAGCGTCGTGAGGCGGGCGCCAAGCTCGCGCGCGACAAACGGCCCCGTGAGGGCGCCGGCGCCGTTGCTGCAATCCATCACGACGCGCAGGCCCGCGCCTCGGATGCGCTCGCGGTCCACGCGCGCCACGATCGCTTGGACGTAGCGCTCGTTGGCGTCGTGGACGGCTCCCACGCCGCGCAGGTCGTGCCACGGCGAGCGCTCGCTCTTGCGGCCGAAGTAGAGGGCCTCGATGGCGTCCTCTTGTTCGCGGGAGAGCTCCATGCCGCCCTTGTCCGTCCCCTTGAGCCCGTTGTGCTCTGGCGGGTTGTGGCTGGCGGTGACGACGACGCCTCCGTCGTAGCCGCCCTCGCGCACGGCGAACTGGAGGGCCGGCGTGGGGCCCACGCCCGCGTCGTCGACGCGGCAGCCGGCGGCGAGAAGCCCCGCCGTCACGGCGGCCTTGAGCATGGGGGTGCTCGTGCGCGCGTCGCCGCCGACGAGCACGCGCCCTGCGCGCCAGTATGTGCCCATGGCGCAGGCAAGTTCGAGGGCAAGCTCGGGCGTGATCTCGACGTTGGCGATTCCGCGCACCCCGTTGGTTCCAAAGAGCTTGCCCGTGCGAATCCCTCCGCGCTAGCCGGCCTGCTTGCCCGGATCGACCGTGGTTCCGACGATGCGGGCGCCGGGCTTGACCGTGACGTTGTCGCCCAGGACCGAGGAGAGGACGCCCGCGCCTGCGCCGATGCGGCAGTTGCGGCCGACGATGGAGCCGAGGACGTGCGCGCCCGCTTCGAGCGTCGTGCCTTCGAGCAGCACGCCCTCGAAGACGCGCGCGCCGCGCGCGACCGTGCAGCGGTCGCCCACGGCCGCCCACGGCTGCAGGCGGCCCTCGACGACGGCGTCCTTGCCCACGACGACGCCGCCCTGCGCGCCGGAGAGCACCTGCTTGTGCGCCTCAAGGTACGTCTCGGGCCTGCCGCAGTCGATCCAGTAGCCTTGGACGTTGTAGCCGCGCATGCCGCGCGGCGTGGAAACGACTTGAGGGTAGATTTCCGCCTCGATGGAGACTTGCTTTCCTCCCGGGATCCGGTCGAGGACCTCGGGTTCAAGGATGTAGGTGCCGGCGTTGATGAGGTTGCTTGGCGCCTCCTCCCGGGGCGGTTTCTCGACGAACCGTCGGATGCGGGTGCCATCGAGCTCGACGACGCCAAAGTGCTGGGGTTCGTCGACGGGCCAAAGCGAGATCGTCGCTAGCGCGTCCTCCTTGCGGTGGAAGGCGAGCATGCCGGTGAGGTCGAGCGTGTCGTAGAGGTCCGCGTTGCGGACGACGAAGGTTCCTTCGACGTGCGATTGGCAGTTCTTGATGGCGCCGCCGGTCCCAAGCGGCCGGTCCTCCAGCACGACTTCGGTCTCGATGCCGGGGGGACGGTCGCGGAAATGCCGCCGGATCTCGTCGGCCATGTAGTTCACGGCCACGACGACCTTGTCGACCTCGGGGGGCATGGAGGCGATCACGCGGTCGAGGAGCGGCACGTTGGCGAGCGGAAGGAGGGGCTTGGGTTGGGTGAGCGTGAGAGGGCGAAGCCTCGTTCCAAAGCCGCCCGCGAGGACGATGGCCTCCATGGCACCCCGCAGGAACAGGTTGAGGGGTTTTCTAGCTATGGGGTCAACAAGAGAGAGATAAGCCGCCCCGACGAATCGGGAGGAGGGGGCCGAGGCGGCGTTGCGTGGCTACGCGTTGATGCGGCGCCAAACTTGCGCCGGAAGCGAATCGTAGACGGTCTCGTTGGCCGGATGGCCATCGTCCTCGGAGGCCATGCGGTTGAGCTCCTCGTGCCGGACGCGCCAGTAGAACGCGCGGCGCTTCTCGCCGGTCTCCCACTCGTACTCCTCGCGGCGGAACGAGAGGAGGCGCTTGGCCTCGAGCGTGTAGAAGATGCTCCGCGTCTCGGGGTCCAGGTTGTCGTCGTTCACCTCGGCGTCCGTGCCAAAGGTCTCGTCGACGATGCGCGCGACCTCCGTTGCGTCCTCCTGCGCCATGTCGAACTTGCGCTCGAGCGCGGCGGCCAGGGCGTCCACGCGGCTGGATTTCCTTCCGTTTGGTTCGGGCACCGGAATCTCCGGGTCCTGTTCGGTGGGCTCGCTTAGAAGCCCATTGTTGCACAACAGGTGGCCAGCCAGCGGATCCTCGCTCTCGTACGCTCGTGCTCCAACGACTCCCAAACCCATGTTAAGGCCTAACACGGTATCAAAACTTAAACCTTGTTGCAAGGGGAAACGGCGAACGCCTGAAGTAACCGACTATCTGCTGGGCTCGACCAAGTTTTCCGCTCAGGTGGCCATTTCTCACCAGGATTTCCGTCAGGAATCCGGATTTGGACATCAGTATGGTGCCCACCACCGCCGTTATCACCACATAAAACCCGGTGAACGCCGCCAGGGCGGGGTTGAGCCCATAGGCGATGGCGATCCCCGCGGCCACGATGGAGAACTCGCCGCGCGGCAAGAGCGCCGTGGCGAGGTTCACGCGCCCGCGCGGAGTCTCGCCGCTTGCACCGCCGATGGCAAGCCCCGTGGCAAACTTCGTGGCCATCGTGAGGGGCACGGCCAGGAGCAACATCCAGGCGACCTCGGGCAGCGCCGAGAGGTCGAGGACCATCCCGAAGGAGAAGAAGAACAGCCCGACGAAGACGTCGCGCAGCGGCACAACCTTGGCCTTGATTCGGCCCACCTGGGCGACGTCGGCAAAGGCAAGGCCCAGGAAGAAGGCGCCGATGGCGCCGGAGAGCCCAACGGCCTGCGCGCCCAGCGCGACCACGAGCACGAGGGCGAGCAGGAGAAGGAGGAAAAGCTCTTCCGAGCGCATGGAGGAGAGGCGGTGCAGCCACGGTTGGCCCACGCGGGAGAGCACGATGAACAGGAAGCAGAAGCCGAGGCTTGCCCCAAGCGCCACGGCCAAGCGCGCGGGGTCCGACGTGCCCACCGTGGCCACCGCGGCGACGACCGCGAGGAACAGCGCGGTGAAGATGTCCTCCGTGATCGAGAGGACAAGCGCCGTCTCGGTCTCGCGGTTGGCGACCCGCCGCAGCTCGATGACGGTCTTCACCAGGATGCCCGAGCTTGTGACGTAGACGACAAGGCCGAGAAAGACCGAGGTCAGAAGGTCCCATCCGAACAGGAGGCCCAGCGCCACTCCGAGGGGGAAGTTGAAGGCGAGGTTCACGAGGCCGTAGTAGGCCGTCCGCCGTCCGCCGGCTGTTAGCCTGCGCAGCGAGAACTCCAGGCCCATGAAGAAGAGGAGAAGGACGACGCCAAGCTCGGCAAGCGTCCGGAGCAGAGGCCCGTCGGAGACAAGCGCGAAGCCCGAAGGACCCAGCACCAGGCCCGCGACCACGAACGCCGGGATCATCGACTGACCGACGCGAGCGGCGACGAAGCCGGCCACGAGCAGGCCGGCGAAGGCGATCGCGGGTTCGGCAAGCGCGCTCACGCAAGAACCTCAGGCGGGCGGCGGGGCGGCGCGGAGGCGAGGCGAGGGGGCGACGACGGCGCCAAGGAGCATGGCGGCGAAGCGGCGGGCTTCGTCCTCGGTGAGCGTGAAGACGTCAAGCGGGGCGTCGGAGTCCCCGGCGAAGCGGTACACCTCGCGCTTGCCGCCATGGTGGGTCACGAGCACGAAGCGGTCGCCGGCGTCGGTGTCCCGAAGAACGTACTTCCAGCCGAGCCCGGGCAGCTCTGTCTCCTCCAACGTGGCCATGATGCATCCCGCTGAAATTACATCCGTCCGACAATATAATCGTGTGCAAATGCTTGCTGTCGCACCCGGCCGCGCGATCCCGCTCCACTCGTCCCGCAAACCTTTACCCGCTCCCCGGCGAGGCGTTGGCCATGAGGGACGGCTCCGTCTCCGACCCGCCCCAACGGTACGCCGACCGCCGGGAAGCCGGGCGGCGCCTGGCCCAGGGGCTCCACGCGCTTGCCCGCGGCGGCGCCCTTGTCGTGGGGCTGCCGCGCGGGGGCGTGGTCGTAGCCGACGAGGTCGCAAAGGCGCTCTCCCTTCCGCTCGACGTTCTCATCGTCCGCAAGCTTGGCATGCCCGGGCGGGAGGAGCTCGGCTTTGGCGCCATCGCCGAGGGCGACGTGACGATCCTCAACGCCCCGCTCGTGGAATCCCTCGGGCTTCGCGCAGAGGAGATCGAGGACGTCGCCCGCATGGAAGGCGTCGAGCTTGCGCGTCGCGTGCGCGCCTACCGCGGCAACCGACCGCCCGCCGACGTTCGCGGTCGCACCGTCCTCCTCGTCGACGACGGGCTTGCGACGGGGGGGACGGCACGCGCCGCCGTCGCCGCGCTGCGGGCTCAAGGCGCCGCGCGCGTCGTGCTTGCCGTGCCCGTGGGTCCTCCGGACCTCCTGGCGGCCCTGGAGGAGGTCGCCGACGAGGTCGTCTGCCCCTTGCGCCCGCCCGAGTTCCGCGCGGTGGGCCTGTGGTACGACGACTTCTCGCCCACGACCGACGAGGAGGTCCGCACCGTCCTTGCCCGCACGAGCGCGAGGCTGCTTGAGCGCGACGTGACGATCGACCTTGGTCCCGTGCAGCTTGCCGGTCGGATGACCGCTCCCGCGCTTGCGCGCGGCGTCGTGGTCTTCGCGCACGGCAGCGGCAGCGGACGCGACAGTCCTCGCAACGCGCGAACGGCGCGGTCGCTCTCGGACGCAGGATTCGCGACGCTGCTGTGCGACCTTCTCACGGACGAGGAGGCGCAAGTGGACGAGCGCACGCGCGAGTACCGCTTCGACGTGCGCATGCTTGGCGATCGCGTCCGCGGCGTCGTCGATTGGCTCGCGCAGCGCCCCGAGACGGCGCGGCTTCCCGTCGGCCTCTACGGCGCCAGCACCGGAGCGGCCGCCGCGCTTCTGGCGGCCGCCGAAATTCCCGCTCGCGTGGCGGCCGTCGTTTCGCGCGGGGGTCGGCCGGACCTTGCCGCCGGCGCGCTTCCCCATGTTCGGGCGCCCACGCTTTTCGTCGTGGGCGAGGCCGACCCGGAGGTCCTCGCGCTCAACCGGCAGGCGCGCGCCGCGCTTGCCGGTCCTTCCGAGATCGCGATCGTGCCCTCGGCAGGCCACCTCTTCGAGGAGCCCGGCGCGCTCGACGAGGTGGCTCGCCTGGCGGCCGGCTGGTTCGCCCGGCACCTCGGCGGACGGACGGCCGTTGCTCCGGCCGGCTAGCCCGCCAATCCCGGCGCCCGTCCCCGAATCCCTAAAGGCCGCGGGGCGGAGGCAATTGCGGGGAAGCCCATGCACGTCGAGCACTTCATGACGAAGAACCCGGTGGCCTGCGGCGACACGACGCCCGTTCGCGACGTCGCCCGGCTCATGCAAGACAAGGGCGTGGGCTCGGTCATCGTCCTGCGGAACAGCCGCGTCGTGGGCATCGTCACCGATCGCCAGCTCACCCTGCGCGTGCTCGGCGACGACCTTCCGGGCGAAACGCCCGTGGCGCACGTCATGACGGAAAACCCCGCCACCCTCACGCTCGAGGACACGCTCTTCTCCGCGGTGGACACGCTGCGAAGCGCCGGCGTGGTGAAGCGCGTGCCGGTCGTGAGCGAGACGGACGAGCTCCTCGGGGTGGTGAGCATCTCGGACATCGCCGTTCTGGCAAAGGACCTCGCGGACGCCGTCTTCCTCGAACTCACGCACAGCGCGAAGAACGAGGCGAAGATCCTGACTGGAGCCAAGCGCGTCCTGAAGACGATCCGCCGCCCGACGAAGGCCGACCGCCTGCCGCCCGAGCAGCCCGTGCGGGCGCAGAGCGCGCCCACGCCCCCCGGACCTCCGCCGCCCAGCGGGGGCGCCGGCGAGCCCCCGCGCCGCCAGGAGCGCGAGACGCTTGCCTCCGGCACGGCGACGGCGGGAGGCGGGGAGCAGGACGTGGCCGGGCGGTCGGAAGGTCTCGAGTTCCAGCCGGCCCGCCGTGAGGCCGTCCGCGAACGCGAGCGGCGGCGGGCGCCCGGACCGGAATGACGATTCCTGCGCACATGCGCAGGAAACCTACATGCTCTCGGGCGCGACGACGCCGTAGAGCGCAAGCGTGTTCGCGAGCACCTGCTTGGTCGCCGCAACGAGCGACAGGCGCGCGTCGCGCAGCGCGGGCTCGGCGGCGAGCACCGGGCAATCCCGGTAGAACTCGTTGAACGTGCCCGCGACCGCGACCGCAAACGGGGCGATCGGATGGACCTTGAGCTCCAGCGCGCACTCCCGCACGACGCCCGGCAGGCGCGCCAGGACGCGAGCGAGCTTGGCCTCGGAGGGATGCGCAAGCGGCTCCGCGCTCCAGGAGGGCTGCGCGCCCTCGTCGGCCGCCTTGCGCAGGATGCTTGCCGCGCGCGCGTGCGCGTACTGGACAAACGGCGCCGAAGCGCCCTCGAAGTCGAGCGCCTCCTCCCAGCGGAAGACGATCTGCTTCTCGGCCTGCACGCCGGCGATGTTGAAGCGCAGCGCGCCCGTTCCGACGATCTCCGCGATGCGTCCCATCGCCTCCTCGGAGAGCTCGTCCCCGCGCCGCTTGCGGACCTCCTCGAGCGCGAGCTCGTGCGCCTCGTCGACGAGGTCGTCGAGGGTGACCACGCGCGCGCGGCGCGTGCTCATCTTGCCCTCCGGCAGCGAGACGAAGGAATAGAAGACGGGCACGATCTCGCGGACGTCGTCGTCGGCTCGGAGGAGCGCCACGCCGTTGGGATTCTGCGCAAGCGGCCGGGCCCGCGGGGCGAGCAGGAGCGAGAGCGCGATGGCGACCTGCTTTGCCTCGAGCTTGTGGTCCTCGCCAAGCACGTTCACCGCGCGCCCGTTTTGCCCCACGCGCTCGAGCTTCGAGAGGTGGTACGCGACGTCGCGCGTGGTGTACAGCGAGCTTCCGTCCTTCCGCGTGAGGAAGAAACGAGTTTCCTTTCCGTGGATGCCGTGGGAGGCAAGGTCGAGGAACAGCGCCCCGTCCTCGGTGCCGGCTTCGGGCACCTTGGCAAGAGACGCGAGGACGCCTTCGACAGGCTCGCCGGCGAATTCCGACTCCCACGTGAAACGGCCCATCGTCACGCCGATGCGGGAGAGGCTCTCCCGCATGCCCTCAAGGCACTCGCGCACGACCGGCTGGACGATCTCGGCCGCGGCGGAGGGATCGCGCTCCACGCGAGCGGCCAGGGCGTCGATCTCGGCCTTGACCTCGGCGTCGGCTTCCAGAAGAGCGCTTGCGGCTTGGTAGTATCCGACGAGCCGGTGGTCGGCCTTCTGACGTTCGGGCGCGCGGGGGCGCGCGAGATCGCCGTGCCGCGCCACGAGCGCCTCTTGGCGCTCGCCCTGCAGGTTGGCAAGCCCCCAGGCGAGGATGCACACCTGCTTGCCAAGGTCGTTCACGTAGTACTCGGTCGCGACGTCCTCGCCCGCGGCCGAGAGCACGCGCGCGAGCGCGTCGCCGATGATCGGGTTGCGCGCGCGACCCACGTGGAAGGGCCCGTTGGGGTTCGCGCTCGTGTGCTCGACGAGGACGCGTCGCCCCGTCGCCGGATGCCG
This genomic window contains:
- a CDS encoding NDP-sugar synthase, whose product is MEAIVLAGGFGTRLRPLTLTQPKPLLPLANVPLLDRVIASMPPEVDKVVVAVNYMADEIRRHFRDRPPGIETEVVLEDRPLGTGGAIKNCQSHVEGTFVVRNADLYDTLDLTGMLAFHRKEDALATISLWPVDEPQHFGVVELDGTRIRRFVEKPPREEAPSNLINAGTYILEPEVLDRIPGGKQVSIEAEIYPQVVSTPRGMRGYNVQGYWIDCGRPETYLEAHKQVLSGAQGGVVVGKDAVVEGRLQPWAAVGDRCTVARGARVFEGVLLEGTTLEAGAHVLGSIVGRNCRIGAGAGVLSSVLGDNVTVKPGARIVGTTVDPGKQAG
- a CDS encoding CBS domain-containing protein; translation: MHVEHFMTKNPVACGDTTPVRDVARLMQDKGVGSVIVLRNSRVVGIVTDRQLTLRVLGDDLPGETPVAHVMTENPATLTLEDTLFSAVDTLRSAGVVKRVPVVSETDELLGVVSISDIAVLAKDLADAVFLELTHSAKNEAKILTGAKRVLKTIRRPTKADRLPPEQPVRAQSAPTPPGPPPPSGGAGEPPRRQERETLASGTATAGGGEQDVAGRSEGLEFQPARREAVRERERRRAPGPE
- a CDS encoding alpha/beta family hydrolase; the encoded protein is MRDGSVSDPPQRYADRREAGRRLAQGLHALARGGALVVGLPRGGVVVADEVAKALSLPLDVLIVRKLGMPGREELGFGAIAEGDVTILNAPLVESLGLRAEEIEDVARMEGVELARRVRAYRGNRPPADVRGRTVLLVDDGLATGGTARAAVAALRAQGAARVVLAVPVGPPDLLAALEEVADEVVCPLRPPEFRAVGLWYDDFSPTTDEEVRTVLARTSARLLERDVTIDLGPVQLAGRMTAPALARGVVVFAHGSGSGRDSPRNARTARSLSDAGFATLLCDLLTDEEAQVDERTREYRFDVRMLGDRVRGVVDWLAQRPETARLPVGLYGASTGAAAALLAAAEIPARVAAVVSRGGRPDLAAGALPHVRAPTLFVVGEADPEVLALNRQARAALAGPSEIAIVPSAGHLFEEPGALDEVARLAAGWFARHLGGRTAVAPAG
- a CDS encoding cation:proton antiporter; the protein is MSALAEPAIAFAGLLVAGFVAARVGQSMIPAFVVAGLVLGPSGFALVSDGPLLRTLAELGVVLLLFFMGLEFSLRRLTAGGRRTAYYGLVNLAFNFPLGVALGLLFGWDLLTSVFLGLVVYVTSSGILVKTVIELRRVANRETETALVLSITEDIFTALFLAVVAAVATVGTSDPARLAVALGASLGFCFLFIVLSRVGQPWLHRLSSMRSEELFLLLLLALVLVVALGAQAVGLSGAIGAFFLGLAFADVAQVGRIKAKVVPLRDVFVGLFFFSFGMVLDLSALPEVAWMLLLAVPLTMATKFATGLAIGGASGETPRGRVNLATALLPRGEFSIVAAGIAIAYGLNPALAAFTGFYVVITAVVGTILMSKSGFLTEILVRNGHLSGKLGRAQQIVGYFRRSPFPLATRFKF
- the argS gene encoding arginine--tRNA ligase, encoding MHDPLDDLRREAQARLEEAVHALGLEGVDVRLAKAPEGKGDFALPCFAPAARLRRKPHELASEIAAALPPSPNFDARAEGPYVNVVLRDAPLLASVLAAVRKHGAGFGRHPATGRRVLVEHTSANPNGPFHVGRARNPIIGDALARVLSAAGEDVATEYYVNDLGKQVCILAWGLANLQGERQEALVARHGDLARPRAPERQKADHRLVGYYQAASALLEADAEVKAEIDALAARVERDPSAAAEIVQPVVRECLEGMRESLSRIGVTMGRFTWESEFAGEPVEGVLASLAKVPEAGTEDGALFLDLASHGIHGKETRFFLTRKDGSSLYTTRDVAYHLSKLERVGQNGRAVNVLGEDHKLEAKQVAIALSLLLAPRARPLAQNPNGVALLRADDDVREIVPVFYSFVSLPEGKMSTRRARVVTLDDLVDEAHELALEEVRKRRGDELSEEAMGRIAEIVGTGALRFNIAGVQAEKQIVFRWEEALDFEGASAPFVQYAHARAASILRKAADEGAQPSWSAEPLAHPSEAKLARVLARLPGVVRECALELKVHPIAPFAVAVAGTFNEFYRDCPVLAAEPALRDARLSLVAATKQVLANTLALYGVVAPESM
- the glmM gene encoding phosphoglucosamine mutase; the protein is MRTGKLFGTNGVRGIANVEITPELALELACAMGTYWRAGRVLVGGDARTSTPMLKAAVTAGLLAAGCRVDDAGVGPTPALQFAVREGGYDGGVVVTASHNPPEHNGLKGTDKGGMELSREQEDAIEALYFGRKSERSPWHDLRGVGAVHDANERYVQAIVARVDRERIRGAGLRVVMDCSNGAGALTGPFVARELGARLTTLNCQLDGTFPGHPSEPTPENLKDLQRMVVETGANLGVAQDGDADRAVFVDETGAFVPGERVLALFAGMAVRRAGGGVVCTPVSSSLCVEDLVRKHGGRVLYTAVGSPVVARAMVREKAVFGGEENGGLIFPEHQHVRDSAMAVAAMLELLATTGKPLSSLLAEVPRYHTVKRKIEVPNERKADLLRDFTKSRIAQRGKVDTTDGVKVTLEKGWILVRPSGTEPLFRVYAEAKELGAAEALAGEALEELKRMAGAS